The genomic DNA GGACGGCGCCGCGCTCGCGCTGGTCTTCGGCTATGCCTGTCACTGCACAGTGCTTGACCAGTACCAGTGGTGCGGCGACTACGCCGGTTTTGCGCAGATCGCCGTCGAGCAGACGCATCCCGGTTGTACCGCCCTCTTTTTTGCCGGTTGCGGCGCGGACCAGAACCCGCTGCCGCGCCGTTCGGTCGCGCTCGCGGAAAAATACGGCAAGGACCTCGCCGCCGCGGTTGCATGCGCGCTCTCGGGGCCGATGCAGACGCTCGATCCCGTCCTGCGGACCGCCTACACGGAAGTAGAACTCCCGTTGTGCCCGCCGCCGACGCGCGAGCAACTGGCGGCCTATGCGAGGGATGCCGATAGTTATCACAAGAAGGCCGCCGAGGAACTGATCGCCCAACTCGACGCGGGAAAACCACTCAGGACCACCTATCCTTATCCGGTGCAGTGCTGGCGTCTCGGAAACAAGAATATCGTCGTATTGGGCGGCGAAATCGTTGTGGACTACGCGATTCTCGCCAAGAAACTGCTGGGGCACGACACTTTTGTCATGGGCTACTCGAATGACATGATGAGCTACATCCCGTCGGTGCGCGTGCTGAAGGAAGGTGGGTACGAGGGCGAAACGGCGCAAATCCTGTATGGCATGCCCGCCAAATGGCAAGACGACATCGAACAGCGCATCCTCGACGCCCTGAAAGAACTCGCGGCCGGCCTCGGAGCGCTGGTACCGTGACCCGCCCCAGGACAACCGCTCTTGGTTTCCCGCCCAATGGCCCCCTCTGCGTCCCGTTGGTCCTTTTGGTCTTCTCTTCTCTCGCCATGCCTCTGGCGGCCGAGTCGCCCGACTCCCGCGATGTTCGCGCCCACGGCGCAACCGGCGACGGTCTCGCCGATGACACCGCCGCCGTCCAAGGCGCGATCGATGCCTGCGCCGCGGCTGGCGGAACGGTCGTGTTCCCGCCGGGTGCGTACCGGTGCGGCACGCTCTACCTGCGCAGCCGTGTTCACTTGTTTCTTGACCACGGGGCCACGCTGCTCGGCAGCGACAATCCGGAAGATTACGCCCCCTTCGAGAAGATCGATTTCAGGAACGACGCCGACCCGGAAACCTCGTTTTTTCAGCGGTCGCTGCTTTTCGGCGACGGTATCGAGCGTGTCGCCATCACAGGCAGCGGGACGATCGACGCCAATCATGTCAAACGCGGCGGACCCAAGCCGATCGCCCTGAAACGCTGCGCATTCGTCGAAATCCGCGGGATTCGCATCCTGAACGCGCCGAACTACGCGATCAGCCTGCTCGGAACCGACAACGTGAACATCGACGGCGTAACGATCCTCAACGCCTTCGCCGACGGTATCGACCCGGACTCCTGCCGCAACGTGCGCGTCTCGAACTGCCATATCGAATCCGTCGACGACGCGATCGTGCCCAAAGCCAGCTTTTCACTCGGCGAACGGCGCGCCTGCGAAAACATTGTCGTGACGAATTGCGTGTTGTCCACCGTGTGCAACGGCTTCAAGCTGGGCACGGAATCCGGCGGGGGGTTCAGACGCATTGCCGTAAGCAATTGCGTCATTACCGGATTCAAGGATCACCGCCCGGCCATCTCGGGCATCGCGCTCGAATCCGTGGACGGCGGCGACCTCGACGGCATCGTGGTCTCGAACATTGTCATGGACCGCGTGCGCGCGCCGGTCTTCATCCGCCTAGGCAACCGCGGGCGGGACATGGGCGAGCCGGTCCCGGGCACGTTGCGCAACGTCAGCGTCAGCAACGTTGTCGCGACGCGCGCCTCGCTCGCGTGCAGCATCACCGGCCTGCCTTACGCGCGCGTGCAGGGCGTAACGTTGTCCGATATCCGAATCCATTTCATCGGCGGCAACCCACGCCAGCCGGATAACGAGCCAGTGCTCGAACTCGCGCGCGTCTACCCCGAAGCGGCCATGTTCGGCGCCATGCCCGCCTATGGCCTGTATTGCCGCCACGTGGACGACTTGGCGCTGCGCAACGTCGTCCTCGACTACGCCGACGATTTCTGGCGGCTCACGACCGACGTTTATCGCGATATCACGTGGCCCGAGAACGGCGGCATGCCTTCGCACGCGGAGCCCGCGGAGGCCGGGCATGCCCTGTTTTGCGAAGACGTGCGTCACTTGCGCATCGACGGGTTTCGGGCTCGCCCGAGCAGGGACGGCGCGCCGGCGGTCTATCTCACGGAAGTTCTCGACGTGAGCATGGACGCCGCCGCAACGGAGCAGGCATCGGGCAACGTCCGCGCAGAATAAGTCTGCGGCCAGGCGCGGTACGGGCGTCTCACCCGTGCAGGAGCATGGTCTCCGCTTCCGCGGGGATGCCGCCCATGCCACAGGGCATCAATCTTTGACGGATTCCTCGCCGTTATAGGTGACGTTGAGTCCGGCGAGACTGCTGTTCGGCTCATAGTGCAACGCTACGCCCTCGGGCGCGCGCGCTTCGATGCTCACCACGTCGCCAGTCCGGCTCCACGACACTTCCACCGGACCCTTCACGGACGCGCTCGCGCCCTTGGCCCAATCAAGGCCGCACAGGTACGGGCTGACCCGGTAGGACGTCCCGCCAGGCGCGTCGGGCACGATGCCAAGGACGATCCGGTTCAGGAAATGGATCGGCGCGGACGACCACGCATGGCAGTGACTGCGCGTCGGGAATTCGTCACGGCCGATGTTGCCCTCGGCGAAGGACTCCCAGACCGTGGTCGAGTGGAGATCGAGCATCGGCTGATAGTAGCGGTAAATGCGCTGGACGATATCTTCCGCCTGGCCTTCCTTTTCAAGCGCCTCGAACAGATACATCGCCGCGAAGGGCGAGCCGAGCGGCGTCACGCCTTCCGGCAGATTCAGGACTTTCGCCAGCACATCGTCATGACGTTCCGGCGGCACGATGTCGTAGAGCAGACTCAAGAATCCGGTGTGGATGCAGGACTTCTCGCTTGCGGCGCCGTCGTTGTGGATGCTGTCCGGATACCAGCCGCGCTTGTCGTCCCAGAGCGCGTTGATGGCCGTGACAAGCCGCTCGCGATAGCCGCGCAGCCAGTCGAGGTGTTCCTGGTCTCCGAGTGTTTCGCCGCATTTGATGGCGGCGTCGATCGCGCCCACGACAAACATGCTGTTGTGTGTGACGGTGTTGTGGCCGTCGTCGATCGCGGTCCAGTCGAACATGTTCCAGAAGGGCGCGCTGAACAGGCCGCGCGCGTCGCTGTACTGCTCCGCGCCCTCGAGATTCTTGATGACGTAGGGATACGCCCACGCCAGGAATTGCTGGTCGCCGGTGTAGAAGTAGTAATCCCAGACCATAATCCCCCAGAGAAAGCTCCATGCGGGCAGCAGGGTTTCCCACGTGGACGGCACCTGGCACAACGCGACCGGGTGTTTTTCGAGCGAATAGGCCGTCAATTTCGCGCAGCGCCGCGCCAGATCCGCCGCGCCGAACGCCGTGTAACCGAAGATGCCCTCGTTGCGCGCGTCGCCGACCCACAACGTCTGTTCATAGAGGGGGCAGTCGGTGAAGGAGTCCTCCATGCAGAGTTTGAGCGTGCGCGCGGAGATTTCCCAGACGCGCGTGAGGCGCGGGTCCGAGGCCTCGAAACGCCCGATGGCTTGCACGGGGTAGGTGGACTCGACGAGGCGCAGCCCGCGCAGCATTGCGGGCTGGGTCAGGCCGCGGAAGGTCACAAACAGGTAGCGGCCGGACCGGCGCACCAGGCTGGTGAAGCGGTTCTCGCCTTCCTTGCAGATATAGCGCATGCTGTTGCGATAGCGGTCTGTGTGCTGCACCCGGCCCTCGGGCGTGATGTATTCGACCGCGGCCAAATCGACGACGACGCCCGGCCCGGCATCCAGCTCGAACTGCCAGAATCCCACGTTCTGCTCGCCCAGGTCGTAAACGAGTTCGACCTCGCCCCCCTTCGACGGGTGCACGACGGTCACCCCGTGCATATCGCCCGTCATGTCCTCCGGCTTGTCCACGCGCGCCTTGGCGTTCTCCAGCGGATGGCGCGCCTTGAACAGCCCGTCCACGTCCGGAGTGACCATGTCCGCGTCGAGGATGCGGGCCGTCTTCCCGAAGCGCGCGCGGAATCCTTCCAGCGTCCCGGCGTTCGCCATGGCGTCCGCAAGGGCCTGATCGACGCGCCCGCGTACGGTGGCCTTCTCGTCTTCACTCATCAGCGCCCACTTGTAGTCCGCCGCCTGGAAGCCGCCCCCGTCGATCCGCGCGAAGCACCACGGCGACGCTGCTGCTTCCTCCAGGGGGTTATACAGCGTATACGCGGCGCGCACTTCGATGTGGAGCACCGTGTCCGTGCGCCAATGCCCGAAATACTGCGTGAGCGACACCAGCACGAAATGACGGCCGGCTTCCAGCTTGAACCGCCCGTTCATGCCCTCGTCGCCGTCCACAACAACGCGGTTCCCATCCGTGTCGAACTTGACCGAAGCCGCTTCGGCAAGGTCTATCACGGTCGCGTACACGCCCGTGTTCATGCACTGATTGTTTGCGAACGTGACGCCGTCGCGCGCCAGTTCGGAAGTGGGAAAGACATAGGAGTCCCATTCCGGCCGCTGGACGGCCACCGCGTGCACGAATGTCTTCATCGGGAACGGGATACGGGTCAGCAACGGGCAGTCGCGCGGGTTCAAATCGCGCCAGGGTCCCGCTTCCGCGGCATAACGGACTACCGCGGGTTCGAACGCGCTCGTATTTTCGTTTCGGGCGTCATAGATTTCGTAGAGGTCCATCTGGACGCACCGTTTCGGCGCCCACTTGGCCCATGCCGTGGCGTCGCGGACTTCCCAGGTTCCGTCCGTGGCGACCGTGGCCACCGTCTTGCCTTGGGCGTCGGTCACGTCGAGTTGCGCCAGCAACCCCGCTTCGACGGGCACCTGGTGGAACGTGCCGATACCGAAGAATTTGGCGATGACCCGGATTTCATTGGCTCCCGCCCGGAGATAAGGCGTCAGGTCGACGACATCGTACTGATAATGGTCCGGCCAACTGCGGCAAGGCCCGTCGTTAACCCATTGGTCATTGACAAACAGCCGGTAGTAGCTGTCCGCCGTAATGCGCAGCACCGCTCCGGCGAACTCGCCGAGTTCAAAGGCCCGCCGGGCCTCAATCGTGTCGTTGTATCCGTCATATTGGTCGCGCTGCTTCCAAATCCACGATGCCTGCAAATCCTCCTGCGCCGCCGTGGCCGCGAGTCCATGCATCGACATGAGAATGCCCATCATCAGTCCCATCCTGCGCATAGTGATACCCTTCCTGTCTCCCCGGCTGGGTGCGAGACCGGCCCCGCCGGCGCAACGTCCATGAATCCGCGAGTATAAGGCCCCGCCCGGCAAAGGACAAGGTCCCGACAGGTTCCGCCAAGGTGGTCCGGGCCCCGTCATCCTGTCCATGCTGTCCCGGCCGTCTTGCCCTGTTCCAAAGACCACCCATGTTGCCGCCAATGCAGGCCGTTTCACCCCACTTTTGGGATGTTCATTTGAATTTATTGAGATTCTGGATTATAGTGATCTTAGAAATCAACCGTGCGTAATGTGCGGTTCGACCCGCTGCTGGAGGCCTTGTCATGTTCTTGCGTGTGTCTGTGTTGTTGCTCCTGTTCTCCGTACCCGTGACCACTGCAGCCCAGGGCTATGAGTCAGGCATGCCGGTACCGCGCATACTGCTGGTGGGCGACAGTTGGGCGGGCTTTCCCCAGGCCCTGAAATCCTTCGATGATGCGCTGCAGGACTACCCCGGCCTGGAAGATTACGTCCAGTTGGGCTATCGCACGGCGATCATGGGCGCGACGACGGATGATTACCTCGTGACGGGCCTGCCGCTGATCGAGCAGGAACTCCTGAGATATCCGACGCTGGATATCGTGACCATCAGCCTGGGCGGGAACGATTTCCTGCGCGGCATGGAAGGGTATTCCCGGTGGCGGCCGACAATGACCACGGAAGAGGAAGAAGTTCTGTTCGAAGCCATCGAATCGAACATAGCGCAGGTCGTAGACTTCGTGCTGGCGATGCGCCCGGATATCAAGGTCGTCATTTACAGCTACACGTACAGCGGGCGGCAGCGCGACGACTGCACGATTGAGGTCGGCCAGCGCGGATTTGCGCGATTCGAACTGCACAAGCGCGCCATCGCCGAGGCGCGGGACCGTGTCTTCTACGTACACAACTTCGGCCTGATGCAGTATCATTTCGGCGCGCCGGAAGTGCCGGACGGGCTGGGCGGCACGCTTCCCGCGCTGCCGCCGTACACGGTGCCATACCCCGGCGGCTACCCGGAATATGACCCCTGGCCGGGCGGCGACCCGCGGTATCTTGCGCCGCCGGTTGCGCTCATCGACGGGGATATCCACCTGACGGAGGCGGGCTACGACCTTGTGGCGCGCCGCTGCCTCGACGAATTCATCGCGGAATGGCTTTCCTGGCCGCGCGCGCTCGAAATAGTGCCCGTGGCCGCCGGGAAGGGGGAGGCTGTCTTCAAAGTGACGTTCAGCCAGCCGGTGTCGGGTGTCGACACGGGCGATTTCGCGGCGGCTGAGGGCGAGGCCGGCCCGGCAATTCCCGTGCTGAGCGTGACGGGTTCGGATGCGGTGTATCTCGTGACGGCCGCGGCGGGTTCGGCGCCCGAAACGGCGCGCCTGAGCCTCATCGACGACGACAGCATCGTGGACGGCGAGAATCACCCGCTGGGCGGGCCGGGCACGGGCGCGGGATTCGGCAACGGCGATTTCACCCATGACGGGCCGTTCGCGTACGACCCGGTCCCGGCGCCCGCGGATGACGACTTCGACGCGGCGTTAACCTTCTTCGACCTCGTCTCGACGCCGTATCTCGACCAGCTCAACGGCTTCAGTTTTCACCCGGACCTGTGCGACGCGAACGGCGGTGAAGTCAATATCGAGGATCTGACCATTGGCGGGAACACGATGCTCGAGAGGTTTGAGTTCGGGCTCATCAAGGCGTGTCTCGACAATCCCGGCCTGGATTTCAGCGCGCGCGGCGGCATCTCCCACGATGCGGCCGCCGGATTTTGGGCCCATAACCTCGCGCAGATGCAGTCGGACCTCGGTGGCGAAAACGGCATAGCCGCGCAGATCCTGCCCGGCATGGACACGGTCATGGCCGGGTTCTTGACGCTGGGCGACTATGATTCGGTGATCCTTCCGGTGCTCCTGTTGACGTTCATCGCGGGGCAGGACGACTTCCCCGTCGATATCACCGCGCCCAACATCGCCAACTACCAGCGGCCGGAGCAGTACTTCTCCTGGTACGGCGACGCCGACGCGGACGGTTACCGCAACCGCACGGAATACCACGGCTGCGCGCAACCGAAGCAGCAGGAAGACTATCTTTCCGCCGCGCTCGACGATACGGCCGTGCCAACAGACCCGGAATACGTGCCCGAGGAACTGCTGTGGGACTTCGATCTGTCCGATACGGACGACGACGCCGCGCTGTCCCTGGCGGAAGCGCAAGTCACGATGCCCACGCTTGCCCCCGCCGTGTTCGACGCACGGGACCTGGACGGCGACGGCCTGTTGAGCAAGGCGGAGAACATGTCCGCCGTGGCGGGTCATCTGTTGGATGAATTTGAGGGGCTTGACAGAGACCTGAGCGGCGATATCAACCTCATGGAAGCAAAGCGACGCGCGCTGGGCTTTTCGCAGCCGCTTTTGAGTCTTTTCGACGGAGACAGGAACGGCAAGCTGAGCGAGGCCGAACTCCTGAGCGCGTTGATCACGCCCGGCGAAGGCGAGGGTGAAGGCGAGGGCGAAGGCGAAGGTGAAGGTGAAGGTGAAGGTGAAGGTGAAGGTGAAGGTGAAGGTGAAGGTGAAGGGGAGGGTGAAGGTGAGGGCGAAGGTGAGGGTGAAGG from Candidatus Hydrogenedentota bacterium includes the following:
- a CDS encoding SGNH/GDSL hydrolase family protein — its product is MFLRVSVLLLLFSVPVTTAAQGYESGMPVPRILLVGDSWAGFPQALKSFDDALQDYPGLEDYVQLGYRTAIMGATTDDYLVTGLPLIEQELLRYPTLDIVTISLGGNDFLRGMEGYSRWRPTMTTEEEEVLFEAIESNIAQVVDFVLAMRPDIKVVIYSYTYSGRQRDDCTIEVGQRGFARFELHKRAIAEARDRVFYVHNFGLMQYHFGAPEVPDGLGGTLPALPPYTVPYPGGYPEYDPWPGGDPRYLAPPVALIDGDIHLTEAGYDLVARRCLDEFIAEWLSWPRALEIVPVAAGKGEAVFKVTFSQPVSGVDTGDFAAAEGEAGPAIPVLSVTGSDAVYLVTAAAGSAPETARLSLIDDDSIVDGENHPLGGPGTGAGFGNGDFTHDGPFAYDPVPAPADDDFDAALTFFDLVSTPYLDQLNGFSFHPDLCDANGGEVNIEDLTIGGNTMLERFEFGLIKACLDNPGLDFSARGGISHDAAAGFWAHNLAQMQSDLGGENGIAAQILPGMDTVMAGFLTLGDYDSVILPVLLLTFIAGQDDFPVDITAPNIANYQRPEQYFSWYGDADADGYRNRTEYHGCAQPKQQEDYLSAALDDTAVPTDPEYVPEELLWDFDLSDTDDDAALSLAEAQVTMPTLAPAVFDARDLDGDGLLSKAENMSAVAGHLLDEFEGLDRDLSGDINLMEAKRRALGFSQPLLSLFDGDRNGKLSEAELLSALITPGEGEGEGEGEGEGEGEGEGEGEGEGEGEGEGEGEGEGEGEGEGEGEGEGEGEGEGEGEGEGEGEGEGEGEGEGEGEREGEGEGEGEGEGEGEGEGEGEGEGEGEGEGEGEVGTHSADQ
- a CDS encoding alpha-L-rhamnosidase N-terminal domain-containing protein; the protein is MRRMGLMMGILMSMHGLAATAAQEDLQASWIWKQRDQYDGYNDTIEARRAFELGEFAGAVLRITADSYYRLFVNDQWVNDGPCRSWPDHYQYDVVDLTPYLRAGANEIRVIAKFFGIGTFHQVPVEAGLLAQLDVTDAQGKTVATVATDGTWEVRDATAWAKWAPKRCVQMDLYEIYDARNENTSAFEPAVVRYAAEAGPWRDLNPRDCPLLTRIPFPMKTFVHAVAVQRPEWDSYVFPTSELARDGVTFANNQCMNTGVYATVIDLAEAASVKFDTDGNRVVVDGDEGMNGRFKLEAGRHFVLVSLTQYFGHWRTDTVLHIEVRAAYTLYNPLEEAAASPWCFARIDGGGFQAADYKWALMSEDEKATVRGRVDQALADAMANAGTLEGFRARFGKTARILDADMVTPDVDGLFKARHPLENAKARVDKPEDMTGDMHGVTVVHPSKGGEVELVYDLGEQNVGFWQFELDAGPGVVVDLAAVEYITPEGRVQHTDRYRNSMRYICKEGENRFTSLVRRSGRYLFVTFRGLTQPAMLRGLRLVESTYPVQAIGRFEASDPRLTRVWEISARTLKLCMEDSFTDCPLYEQTLWVGDARNEGIFGYTAFGAADLARRCAKLTAYSLEKHPVALCQVPSTWETLLPAWSFLWGIMVWDYYFYTGDQQFLAWAYPYVIKNLEGAEQYSDARGLFSAPFWNMFDWTAIDDGHNTVTHNSMFVVGAIDAAIKCGETLGDQEHLDWLRGYRERLVTAINALWDDKRGWYPDSIHNDGAASEKSCIHTGFLSLLYDIVPPERHDDVLAKVLNLPEGVTPLGSPFAAMYLFEALEKEGQAEDIVQRIYRYYQPMLDLHSTTVWESFAEGNIGRDEFPTRSHCHAWSSAPIHFLNRIVLGIVPDAPGGTSYRVSPYLCGLDWAKGASASVKGPVEVSWSRTGDVVSIEARAPEGVALHYEPNSSLAGLNVTYNGEESVKD
- a CDS encoding right-handed parallel beta-helix repeat-containing protein, with amino-acid sequence MTRPRTTALGFPPNGPLCVPLVLLVFSSLAMPLAAESPDSRDVRAHGATGDGLADDTAAVQGAIDACAAAGGTVVFPPGAYRCGTLYLRSRVHLFLDHGATLLGSDNPEDYAPFEKIDFRNDADPETSFFQRSLLFGDGIERVAITGSGTIDANHVKRGGPKPIALKRCAFVEIRGIRILNAPNYAISLLGTDNVNIDGVTILNAFADGIDPDSCRNVRVSNCHIESVDDAIVPKASFSLGERRACENIVVTNCVLSTVCNGFKLGTESGGGFRRIAVSNCVITGFKDHRPAISGIALESVDGGDLDGIVVSNIVMDRVRAPVFIRLGNRGRDMGEPVPGTLRNVSVSNVVATRASLACSITGLPYARVQGVTLSDIRIHFIGGNPRQPDNEPVLELARVYPEAAMFGAMPAYGLYCRHVDDLALRNVVLDYADDFWRLTTDVYRDITWPENGGMPSHAEPAEAGHALFCEDVRHLRIDGFRARPSRDGAPAVYLTEVLDVSMDAAATEQASGNVRAE
- a CDS encoding neutral/alkaline non-lysosomal ceramidase N-terminal domain-containing protein, with translation MGMTILAILSGSMLCGAADSGWMAGVARADITPEEPMWLAGYASRGHEAEGTLHPLWVKALALQDAAGNKAVLVTSDILGFPKSMSDRIRDQLKARLGLERAQIVLNSSHTHSGPVLDESLLCIYPLDAQGLDKVKRYSSRLEAQVVAAVEEAFNAMQPAQLASGNSVARFAVNRRNNKEAEILETHDFDGPVDHAVPVLRVTRPDGAALALVFGYACHCTVLDQYQWCGDYAGFAQIAVEQTHPGCTALFFAGCGADQNPLPRRSVALAEKYGKDLAAAVACALSGPMQTLDPVLRTAYTEVELPLCPPPTREQLAAYARDADSYHKKAAEELIAQLDAGKPLRTTYPYPVQCWRLGNKNIVVLGGEIVVDYAILAKKLLGHDTFVMGYSNDMMSYIPSVRVLKEGGYEGETAQILYGMPAKWQDDIEQRILDALKELAAGLGALVP